The following coding sequences are from one uncultured Cohaesibacter sp. window:
- a CDS encoding ATP-binding cassette domain-containing protein: MQQQSSQEVVLKAQDIHKSFGPNEVLKGISLEARNHDVISILGASGSGKSTFLRCLNFLEVPTSGTVSVHGEVIEVRKDRPADQRQIEQIRQRLGMVFQQFNLWSHRTVLENVMEGPVIVKRHSKAEAKDQAEALLARVGLQDRMDMYPSQLSGGQQQRVAIARALAMEPDVILFDEPTSALDPELVGEVLKVMQDLAAEGRTMIVVTHEMDFAREVSTEVMFLHEGHVAEQGPTEKLFNNPDSEAFARFISKIR; the protein is encoded by the coding sequence ATGCAACAGCAATCTTCTCAGGAAGTCGTGCTCAAGGCACAAGATATTCATAAGAGCTTTGGCCCCAATGAAGTGCTCAAAGGCATCTCCCTTGAGGCACGCAACCACGACGTTATCTCCATTCTGGGTGCGTCCGGTTCGGGGAAATCGACCTTCTTGCGCTGCCTGAATTTTCTTGAAGTCCCCACCTCCGGCACGGTCAGTGTGCACGGCGAGGTCATTGAGGTCCGCAAGGATCGCCCCGCAGACCAGCGTCAGATCGAGCAAATCCGCCAACGGCTTGGCATGGTCTTCCAGCAATTCAATTTGTGGAGCCACCGAACGGTGCTTGAAAATGTCATGGAAGGCCCGGTCATCGTAAAGCGCCATTCCAAGGCAGAAGCAAAAGATCAGGCTGAAGCTTTACTTGCTCGGGTAGGGCTGCAAGACCGTATGGACATGTATCCATCCCAGCTCTCAGGCGGACAGCAGCAGCGTGTGGCCATCGCACGGGCATTGGCCATGGAGCCAGACGTCATTCTGTTTGACGAACCGACCTCGGCCCTTGATCCGGAGCTTGTCGGCGAAGTGCTCAAGGTAATGCAGGACCTTGCCGCCGAAGGCCGCACCATGATCGTCGTAACCCACGAAATGGACTTTGCCCGCGAAGTTTCAACCGAGGTCATGTTCCTTCATGAAGGACATGTGGCAGAACAGGGGCCAACCGAGAAGCTGTTCAACAATCCCGACAGTGAAGCATTTGCACGCTTCATTTCGAAAATTCGCTAA
- a CDS encoding ABC transporter permease: MALLDILSQYWPKLLDGALTTLELTGLGAFIAALFAPALGLLRARGSALAQAPVRLYISFIRGTPILAQLFLVFYGSGQFRPELQAMGLWHFFRDPFNCAVLVFAINSCAYQTEIMRGGIQSVPAGEIEAARAIGMSRLKILRRVVFPHAYLNAWPAIGNEIILLMKASALASVVTVFDLMGETRLIFSRTFDFSSYFWAAVLYLTITACFVMIWRTIERRLSRHIPRQSLKGTF; this comes from the coding sequence ATGGCTTTACTCGATATCTTGTCCCAATATTGGCCCAAACTACTGGATGGAGCGCTGACAACCCTTGAGTTGACAGGATTGGGGGCATTCATCGCGGCCTTGTTTGCTCCGGCTCTGGGACTTTTGCGTGCCCGCGGCTCGGCGCTCGCGCAAGCCCCGGTACGTCTTTATATCTCCTTCATCCGAGGCACCCCGATTTTGGCGCAATTGTTCCTTGTCTTCTATGGCTCAGGGCAGTTCAGGCCTGAATTGCAAGCCATGGGGCTCTGGCACTTCTTCCGCGATCCATTCAACTGCGCAGTTCTGGTATTTGCTATCAATTCATGCGCCTACCAAACCGAGATCATGCGCGGCGGTATCCAGTCTGTGCCAGCAGGCGAGATCGAGGCCGCACGCGCCATCGGCATGTCGCGCCTCAAGATCCTGCGAAGAGTGGTCTTTCCCCATGCCTATCTCAATGCATGGCCAGCCATCGGCAACGAGATCATTTTGCTGATGAAAGCCTCTGCGCTGGCTTCGGTCGTTACCGTGTTCGACTTGATGGGGGAAACACGCCTTATCTTTTCGCGCACATTCGACTTTTCCTCCTATTTCTGGGCAGCCGTGCTCTATCTCACGATAACGGCTTGCTTTGTCATGATCTGGCGCACGATTGAGCGCCGCCTATCGCGACATATACCCAGGCAATCCCTGAAGGGAACATTCTGA
- a CDS encoding ABC transporter permease subunit (The N-terminal region of this protein, as described by TIGR01726, is a three transmembrane segment that identifies a subfamily of ABC transporter permease subunits, which specificities that include histidine, arginine, glutamine, glutamate, L-cystine (sic), the opines (in Agrobacterium) octopine and nopaline, etc.) yields MFDLFSYGPLGWGDEILAGLRVTLLLAITTLPVGLLLGFAVAGLSLSQNRAGRALGVGYTTLMRGLPEILTLFIVYNGFGLILNRAVAYIFPDFGRVELSPFAAGVVALSMVFAAFAAEVLRGAFLAIPKGEVMAGQAIGMTPRQIFFRIKLPLLWRFALPGLGNLWLNLLKDTALVSVIALNDLMRASKVAVGVTKQPFTFYLVACLIYWVFCLLSEVVLEKLEKRANRGVRSA; encoded by the coding sequence ATGTTTGACTTGTTCTCCTACGGGCCCCTTGGCTGGGGCGACGAGATCCTCGCTGGCTTGCGCGTTACATTGCTGCTTGCAATAACGACCCTGCCAGTGGGGTTGCTCCTTGGTTTTGCGGTGGCAGGATTGTCGCTATCGCAAAACCGCGCCGGCCGTGCGCTGGGTGTGGGCTATACCACACTGATGCGCGGGTTACCCGAAATTCTAACTTTGTTCATTGTTTACAACGGCTTCGGCCTTATACTGAACCGCGCTGTAGCGTATATTTTCCCCGATTTCGGCAGAGTGGAACTTTCCCCCTTTGCTGCTGGCGTTGTTGCCCTTTCGATGGTTTTTGCCGCTTTTGCCGCCGAAGTGTTGCGTGGTGCTTTTCTGGCAATCCCCAAGGGCGAAGTCATGGCCGGACAGGCCATAGGCATGACGCCGCGACAGATTTTCTTCCGCATCAAGCTTCCTTTGCTTTGGCGCTTTGCGCTTCCCGGACTGGGCAATCTCTGGCTCAATTTGCTCAAGGATACCGCGCTTGTATCGGTCATCGCACTCAACGATCTGATGCGCGCCAGCAAGGTTGCCGTCGGCGTCACCAAGCAGCCATTTACCTTCTATCTTGTTGCTTGCCTGATTTATTGGGTTTTCTGCCTTCTCTCCGAAGTCGTGCTTGAAAAGCTGGAAAAACGCGCTAATCGCGGCGTAAGGAGCGCGTGA
- a CDS encoding ABC transporter substrate-binding protein yields MKNLVKFVGAALLAAGLATSAYAEKLRLGTEGAYPPFNYVTSEGKIEGFDIDIGLELCKRIGAECEVVAQDWDGIIPGLLADKYDFIIASMFITNERKKQVNFTDPYYKAAMTHVIPKDSPVTEFTNEALKGMAIGAQSGTTQADYAMAMYPDADIRLYPTQDEANLDIASGRIDVMVGDMLPLLDFVQKTEDGKCCKIAGEPITDPKFVGDGVGIALRKEDTDLLARLNKALAEIRADGTYKKINDKYFTIDIYTMK; encoded by the coding sequence ATGAAAAACTTGGTAAAATTCGTCGGTGCAGCTCTGCTCGCAGCAGGGCTTGCAACAAGCGCTTATGCCGAAAAACTGCGTCTCGGCACAGAAGGGGCTTACCCTCCGTTCAACTATGTTACCTCTGAAGGTAAAATCGAAGGGTTTGACATTGATATCGGTCTGGAACTGTGCAAACGCATTGGCGCAGAGTGTGAAGTCGTTGCTCAGGATTGGGACGGTATTATTCCTGGCCTGCTGGCTGACAAATATGACTTCATCATTGCCTCCATGTTCATCACCAATGAACGCAAGAAACAGGTCAACTTTACCGACCCTTATTACAAGGCTGCAATGACCCACGTAATCCCTAAGGATTCTCCGGTCACCGAATTCACCAACGAAGCCCTGAAAGGCATGGCAATCGGCGCCCAGTCCGGCACCACTCAGGCTGACTATGCCATGGCCATGTATCCAGATGCAGATATCCGTCTTTATCCTACTCAGGATGAAGCCAACCTCGACATCGCCTCTGGCCGTATTGACGTAATGGTCGGCGACATGCTGCCTCTCTTGGACTTTGTCCAAAAAACCGAAGATGGCAAATGCTGCAAGATCGCCGGTGAGCCAATCACCGATCCGAAATTTGTCGGCGATGGTGTTGGCATTGCGCTGCGCAAGGAAGACACAGATCTACTGGCTCGTTTGAACAAGGCTTTGGCTGAAATCCGTGCAGATGGCACCTATAAAAAGATCAACGATAAATATTTCACGATCGACATTTACACGATGAAATAA